ATTTTACTGATATCTCATACCTGTGCCACATCTTTAGAAAAGCCTTCCTTAATGAGAGCACTTACAACATCACGCTTAGAGGCAACCTGCCAAGAATGTAAGACAACTAGCTATCAATCAGAAAAGAGCGACATATACTGAACAAATATGATACAGAAAATTAACGACGGAGACAGGGCATGCCTCCCCATGCCTGTTCCCATCACCGGAAGGGGTCTTATTCCCCCGGTCCCCACCTTACGATTAACTTGTACCTTTGGGAAATACTCCCATTAAGTGAAAATACAGTAAATATATTCTATGTATGACGATCGAACGCATGGTTTAGAAAATGTATATAAGAAAATAACATTACACTTAGAGATTAAATGACTGATGAACAACATTATCTTTTTATATAATGAACTGCATAGATAAAAATCAGTAAGTTACTACCAGGTCAAGGTACGTAATTAATGTCCTGTGCCATACTCATTGAGAATGCTATTTCGTCCCCATTTTGGCTTAGATAATGTTTAACAGAGTATAACACACTTGAGAGATTCAACGATTAATACACAACATTTTCTCTTATCTTTGTGAGCAAATTTTACAGATAAAATCTATACTACAACTATTAAACAGGTCTGGGCATGTAATTACTGTCCTGGCCCCATACCCACTACTAATGCTATTTCTTTCACCATCCCCTCCCTGTGTCAATTTCAGTAGGTTCAGCTATGTTTTCCTGAGACGTCTCAAGGTAATTGATGTAAAAATTAAGATCACGCATATGTACCTAACATTCGCAAAATAACCACAAATGAGGATATTTCAATTTACTACGAGATTTTAAACAGTACCCAAAAACTTTGCCCTCTAAAGTATGTCAGAAAGAAAATATACTGTTTCCTCAGTCTAAAGTATAATAGTATAAACATTATGATATTAAAATGAAGGGACAGATTATCCATATCTTTCTTGACTCAATATGACACATTATACATTAAAAGCTCATGATGCTGGGAGTGATTTTGCACAACAAAGTCATGAAGAGGTAACACACCTGCTTTGGCAGTGTACTTAGGAAGGCAATAAGTTCACCAGGATGATCCTCTCCGTCTCCACCAGGATGGACCTTTCCAGGAGTAGCATCCAGAACCCAAACCTTCATGGATATGAAAATGAAGGAAAAAGCCCACGTGAGATAGTATAAGGAAAAGCACAACACCCTGAGAACCCTAACAGTTTGGACGAGTTCGACGGGAAGGGCAAAACACATGTATGGTACCATATTCTTACTTTGACAGGTCTTGCAAGAGGTTTTGCAGCTTGTTCTACCATGCTCAAGGCAACTGCAGATATACAAAGTGGTTTACGATTGTTAGCTTATCCAAGATCTTTCGATATTTGAAAACAAATCTGACATGTTCGACATCAGCAAATGGCATACCTTTGCCACCAAAACTGTGACCAACTAAAATTCGAGGCGTTACTCTAAGTTGACCAACCTATCCATGCAACAAAAAATAGTTATATGTAAATATATTATAAGCATTTGTTACTACAAATCTTTAAATTCTTTTACAAGTCAAAGATATAAACAGTTGGGTTTTCCGTCAGATTCAGAAAGTTGAAGCACGCTGCACTGCTGCTTGTGCAAGAATTCTCAAATCCATTCACTAAGCAGATATCATAAGAAAGTACTACAATTGAGCAAATCACTATATTGGGATGTGCAATTATAATTGAGCAAACTATTATACTGGGATGTGCAATTATCTTGCAACTAGTTTAGTATTTATGCCTCAAAAGGTGTTTCATAGGATTAAGAAGAGCAAATCTGGTGATACAACAATAAAGTAGAAGTTTGATACCATATCCTGGACTGGCTCTACAAAGAAATGGGCATACTATATTATTTCAAACACTGGGAGACAATCAATCCAAGATATATAAAACATGCATGAATTAAGAGTAGCACTGATGGGCAAGATTACGCACTAGCTTTAAGACATCAAGAGCAGCTGAGGCAACAGTATTAGGACCCCTTTTCTTAATGGATGTAGAATCACCATGACAGCGCAAATCCACCAACAGAAACTGCATCGAAGGAGATAGCAAAACATTTAAGAACTTTAGGATCATTTATAAAATCAAATAAATTACTGAGTGTATCTTACGTATCGAGAATCTAGTACAGATAATTAATACATGTACAGGCGCCACAAAAGTACAAGTTATAGAACATTTCGGACACAACATTTAATTTTCAGAAATATGTCTCTCCTATTCATGCAATAAGAAATATCATAACTCGAATTTCAAATGAGAACCCTACGCAAACATCAATGTATCACATACCTGCCACATAGGGAACTCTTGTGCTAATCTCCGTGCAAAAGATCCTGCAATTTAAAATTCAAAATGCTAATAAGGAGTGTGCTGATGATTCTAAGAAGGTAATAAACCAATTTCATGAACCACCAAAAACTTTAACACAGATTGGACACTGGTACAGCGGAACAATATGAATTCTAAGTATTATAGTAAAGCCTATGTACCCCAATTTTTTCTGCCTCCGAGGATACCATGCAGAAGAACAGCAGTTGGTATATCAGGTTTTAAGTTTTCCACATTAGAACTCCATTTAACCTGCAGCATATCTTAGCTACATCATTCAGGCAAATCACTTGTTTTAATCAAGTCAAAAGCAAAGCCAGATGAATGCTTATAATACAACACAAATCCAAATCTCTAACAATCACGGCTAGAATATCTTCGAATGTAGCTACTCAAGTACACTTTTTATTTAGCTCAAAGCCAGGGTGACATCATTCAAATTGATAGATTCCCCAAACACAGATAAGGTTTACCATCTGCAACGGGTGTTTTTCCTTGTTGAAATGTTCATTGTTATTAATTATTAATATCACGGATGATTGAATTGTATtgatttcttattctttttaatGGTTATATAAGCCAAACAACGGAAAATCCTATAAGGAATTAGGTTATTATTCTAAATCATCAACTGAAACTGACTTTAAAGTTTCCAATGAAATCAGTCTTTATAGAACCAAGTAACTTGTGATTTTATATTGATGATTTGCATCCATATTGGCACAACAGTTATCGTTTTCTTGTATAACAGAATGTTTATCCTATGATTCCTATCGATATAAAGAAAAACAACGGATCACTTGAAGTATTCAACACGATGTACAAACTACGAATCACAGTAATTAGGAGAAGTCGATGACTTACAAGTGCTCCTTGAACAAGCTCATAAGCCtgtgtgaaaaaaaaaaaaaaaaaaaaaaaaaaaaaaaaaaaaaaaaaaaaaaaaaaaaaaaaaaaaaaaaaaaaaaaaaaaaaaaaaaaaaaaaaaaaaaaaaaaaagcaacgtAAACACATTAAATCAAATGCTTCAGCGAAGGAAGTTCCCATTTACATAAGATCAAATGCTTGAACCCGGATTATCATGAAAATGAATCACAACAAAGTCTGCAACTTTTTCATAAGGCACAAATTAACAATAACTTGTATCTAATAAATTCTTGCATAAAAAAGGAACATTTCAATTACCAGAATTTGAGGAAAATTGGACACATCTCCAGAACGTACAGGTCTCTCATCTACTAAAGCCATGTGAATACCTGAGTGGACAAGTTTATGAGATGCCTTCCTCGAGttagagagagaaaatctagagaatGGAAACATGTCTTCCTGAAATCCAAGTAAAATATAAATGAAGCCGAGAATAATATGACCAGATGTTTTTTCCTCAAATAAAAAAGCATTAAAACTTAAAAGCAATTGAGTATGTTCTGCTAATGGTTATTGCCGTGATTAAAAGCAACACCCATTAACGGATAAAAAGGTGATGAAATTCTGTTTCCGGATTTGCAGCAGGCGAAGTTGGCATATTCAGGAAAGTAAAATTTCCAACCAACTTCCTGTTTGCTTCTAGTAAAATTGTACCCTGACAAAAGCTCTTATTGAATCATTTCAAATCATGCTACATCCATGATTACAGTTATCATGAACAAAAGTTTATATATAGTTTTAGTTCTTTACACACTAAAGTTTCGACTAATTAAAACCTAAAGCCATATATAATCATGGTATTTTCTGCCAGAATATCAATTTAACCTGAATATATAACTCAATGAACAACAAGAAGCATCCATTGCAGTGGACTGGAATTGAAGTGGTTTTCAAGTTACACAATGTTTCGATATAATCCTACAAGGTTTTAGCACTTAAATCAACTTTGCTAGAGAATGATTCTCATTAAGCAAAACAGTTTCAATTACTAGAACATAACTGCGGGATATTTTCGTCAATTGAAGCAATAATAATAACTACAGATACCATTCATGTGATGCAAGAAGCTGCAGGcatgaaataaaataataataaaattcatTTCTGACAGTTCTTATATGATTCTATAAAAATGTTGTGGTGGTCCTGAAGGAAGTTACACATAGAATatcttaaattcatcaaatgcgTCTGGGATTTGAGCGTAAGCACCCAAACGCAATAACAACAGCCACAAATTCACAAACTTGAGCTCAAATTATTACCTCAAAAGGTCTAGAAACCCTTGTAGTTGACGATAGCCTAAGATTAGTGGCTTGAACTGATGGAGGTCTTAATTCTCTCCCTCTAATTGTAAACGCTGTTCTGTAACAACATCCACACCCCGGAAAAGTTGAAACTCCCGCCATATTAACAGATCAGAAACTCATACAATGtgaaaacaacaaatgcagaatcCAAAAATTCGAAATGAAACGATTTTGTGATGGAGAATCAGGAAAGTACGGTCGATCTGAAAGACCTGAAAATGATCGACTTTTATTGAGAAATAGGGTTTGGTGTTTATCGAAGGTAGTgagtagaaattagggtttcgaatagaATGAAGGCGGAGACACCAAGGATACGAGGTGTCTCCTTCCTTCAAAAATTCAGATTGAAACTCAGCCACCACTTGTTCAAACTTCCCTTTTTTGTATTCTTTCTTTTCGTAAATCATTTTCCCGACAGTTATATCAGAGGCGTAGAAAGGCCAGCTCTCCCGAAACCTGATCCGGCCCAGCCTAGCCTGGCCCAACTATAGAGCGAAAACAAAGCTTCATTTTCACAGTCCACCTTATAGTTTCAACACAGTCTCACAACTTGCTTCGCTTTCACGATGGTTCCATCCAAACTTTACCTATGCCAATCAGGCTGCTGTGCCAAATCCTGCATTTAATCTACAAAGTGATTTTCGATTTCAACCAAAACGATAACAAGTTTATTCTCATGATAAAAGTACGCAAGAAATTACAAAGCTAACCTATTTCAGCGAAAATCAGAAGTGATTACGAAAGATATGCAAAATGAAGTCCGTCAATAATGACTAATGATATGAATTTAATAAAAGTACAGTGGTCTGGAAAACTTCCTCCCCATTGTTAAATCCAGAGAGAATGTCAATGATGTGACATCAAGAAGTGGGAAGCAAGTTGAGCAACCGAAAACATCACTGAAATCACATATTGCCGAAACAACTCTTGAAAAGGATGAAAACATCACTGGAATCAGATGTTGACGAAACAACCCTTAAAAAGGATGATTTGTTAACAAATCCTAACTCCAAACCTCTTGTTTTTACTCATGGTACTCTTTGAAACAATCGAACAAGTTCCTCAATATGCAAGTTTAAAGGAATTGTGTACTAACAAGCACAAATTGATCGGGAAGAAGTTATAAGTGTGAGTGAGAATGCTTCGGTAGTTCTGCAAAGATACTTGAATGCAAGGACCTTTATAGTTTTACTATACCATGCTCCGTAAAACCAAGTTTGAACGTGGTTTGTTAAACTAAGGAGCATCTATTAGTATTATGCCATGTTATTCATGAATCTTTAAATATTGGTCCTCTTAGAGTTACGGATACTATTACTCAACTTGTTGATAGGTCTAGCACTTACCCGAAAGGAGTTTTGAAAGATGTTTTTGTACAGGTTAACGAATTTATTTTTCTTCTAGACTTCTATGTTATAGACATGAGGGATAAAGATTCAACCTCGCCTATACCTTTGTTATTGGGTAGACCATTCATGAGAACTGCTAGAACTAAGATAATCAATTACAAAAGGAACCTTAAATATGGATTTTGACTGTGAAACTATAAGCATCAATTTTTGGAGCTATAAGATACCCTAGTGAAGTACATTATTTTCTTTCAATTAATGTAATTGATTCTTTAGCTCAAAAATGTTCTAGTTAGATGGTAGTGATGCATTAGAGAAAGTCATAAAGAACAGtttagggcaattcctatggcaatggccaaacctatttttttgttgagccaggtggatggccaaacaggTTTCTCCACTATGGAATAGCAATGCACAGTTAATCATCAAGGTCCCGAGCTAAGGAAAAACACTAGCGTGCGAAGCTTAAACGCAGGCATTAGAAGCACAAGCGCCGGCGTTCGAAGCATAAATGCGGCGCTTCAACATAGATTGCTGGCGTTTGTAGAAAAAACGCCAACGGGTAGTCTTTTTAAAATTCAAATTCACTTTTCACATATATAAATTACCATCATCTTCAAACAAAttactcacaccaaaattcacttctcttgaattttttcttctaaaatctatttcaatTATTTAGGTCATTGTTGGtgaaatggctgaaaaggcgatcacacttttttgcgatgcaaaacttgaagctgttgtttccaagatatgtgggagttttaaaaagattgaaaattgtaagagggaagtgaaagtttttgaagttgctccaagaaaatgttccgctaaaaggcaaagaagagcccCAGTTTTGGAGGTTaacaacaaaaattcaaaacaaagGTGAAACagtcaaagagcgcgttgaatggaagatacgtcaaatgaagataaacaggaggccaaaaacttgtacttgatttttattgaagttgtttagtactttttattattgtctaagtttatatcttgtaaaataattggcagtaatatcaatgaatgaaaatatttagattttaaaatagatttccacttcagattaaacgaaatttattacaatttaaacttgcaaataacatcaaactacattttaataaaccacaacaaaaacatcaaactacatcaaatccagcgacctTCTCTCTGTAGAGTTCATAgtattcaaaatgcttaaactctcttccgctttcttcagtaaacttggtctgagcaatgtgaaaaagcggtggtctaacaaccacactcaacatttcgcttagtaatctgtatggactaactccaatatactttcaagagaatcaactagacagtcagactcaatcttaagaaaagtatatcaaagagttatatctcaatttctcaattcaatctgcaatcaaacaaataacttggacggtatcaaaaaccaatatccaagtgtcaatcaatttaaccaacaaccaaaggctggattcgcaattgattgaacttacacacaacctatgatattttaattatataaacaaatataatgcggaaaagaaataacacagacaccagaaattttgttaacgaggaaaccgcaaatgcaaaaaaaaaaaaaacgggacctagtccaaatttgaacaccacactgtattaagccgctacatacagtagcctactccaagttaacttcggattggaatatgtagttgagccctaaccaatctcaaactgatcaaggtacagttgcgctccttacgtctatgaatcccagcaggaatctacgcacttgattcccttagctgatctcacccaaaactaagagttgttatgacccaaagttgaagacttgataaaccaatatgtctcacacaaaaaagtctattgaatagataaatctgcctcccacagaaatacatatgaatttttgttctgtcttttgataaatcaaggtgaacaggaacccattgatataccggacttatattcccgaagaacaacctagaagtatcaatcacctcataataatcttaaccatatggtagcgaaacaagatattgtggaataacaaacgatgagacgaagatgtttgtgactacttcttATCcttcctatcagagattaaatctcgagccaatcttagagaagatagtactcaatcatgatagaaaacaacaagatcaaatcactcaactgcagagaaaataaatgggtatggcttcacaatcccaataaagtcttcaagtcgttaacctacagggttttggaaaaaacctaaggttaaaggagaatcgactctagtcacaactagtatcacacaggaggtgtggagattaggtttcccatttgctagagttttcccttatatagtcttcaaatcagggtttgcaatcaatgctaccttggtaacaaagcattcaatattcaccgttaggtgaaaacttgagtagactcaagctaatatctttcaactgttagatcgaaattagcttgttacacacaaatgaaaagtgaattcatttagatatgagtaactgtacctaaacgtgtgcacctttgttggctcaacaatagttaactgaagttatccatatgaacactttcatatcaaccatattcatcttaaccataactagttcaaatgactcaaatgaaactagttccagagtttttcaatttgttagatcgaacttagcttgttatacacaaatgaaaagtgaattcatttagatatgagtaaccgtacctaaacgtgtgcacctttgttggctcaacaatagttaaccgaagttatccatatgaacactttcatatcaaccatattcgtcTTAACCATAActcgttcaaatgactcaaatgaaactagttctagagatgttcaattgtttatattctcatagaagtatacgagacacaattaaagcaacatcgattttgattcactcgaataaattcatgaacattatagccacagttcgcaaaagattgcatttattaatatatagatgtattaattcatgaacaaaccgattttataacataacctactcaagtatgcaaacgggtacgcatacctaactagccggacttggactgtgttcgccagtatgcaaacgggtacgcatactgtcgttcacatccgaactcagttgaatatagtgtgtgtacgggtacgcatactaaagttcccggacttcaactgacttcgccagtacgcatacgtgtatgcatactatagctcttggacttcacctgaccaaccagtacgcatacgggtatgcatactatattgTCGATATTGGACAACacatatgaaagtacgcatactgtgtttatatccaatcatggttaatcgttctaaactcccatttcaaccattgaaacattcttggaagacgacaatagttgtctcacacaaactattagcttcaaagcaattttcaagtgattaaatgTTCAATATgaaatgttagagcatttctcggtcgaactcgcatgcgtttctatctcaagcatgtttgtcaata
This genomic stretch from Papaver somniferum cultivar HN1 chromosome 5, ASM357369v1, whole genome shotgun sequence harbors:
- the LOC113283342 gene encoding protein ABHD11-like isoform X2 translates to MAGVSTFPGCGCCYRTAFTIRGRELRPPSVQATNLRLSSTTRVSRPFEEDMFPFSRFSLSNSRKASHKLVHSGIHMALVDERPVRSGDVSNFPQILVKWSSNVENLKPDIPTAVLLHGILGGRKNWGSFARRLAQEFPMWQFLLVDLRCHGDSTSIKKRGPNTVASAALDVLKLVGQLRVTPRILVGHSFGGKVALSMVEQAAKPLARPVKVWVLDATPGKVHPGGDGEDHPGELIAFLSTLPKQVASKRDVVSALIKEGFSKDVAQWVVTNLRPTDSSSSSFSWVFDLKGIAEMYKSYEETNLWKFVEDVPRGVHINFLKAERSLHRWALGDLQRIHAAEEQAADEGGGVQMHVLEDAGHWVHADNPDGLFRILSPSFQ
- the LOC113283342 gene encoding protein ABHD11-like isoform X1, whose product is MAGVSTFPGCGCCYRTAFTIRGRELRPPSVQATNLRLSSTTRVSRPFEEDMFPFSRFSLSNSRKASHKLVHSGIHMALVDERPVRSGDVSNFPQILAYELVQGALVKWSSNVENLKPDIPTAVLLHGILGGRKNWGSFARRLAQEFPMWQFLLVDLRCHGDSTSIKKRGPNTVASAALDVLKLVGQLRVTPRILVGHSFGGKVALSMVEQAAKPLARPVKVWVLDATPGKVHPGGDGEDHPGELIAFLSTLPKQVASKRDVVSALIKEGFSKDVAQWVVTNLRPTDSSSSSFSWVFDLKGIAEMYKSYEETNLWKFVEDVPRGVHINFLKAERSLHRWALGDLQRIHAAEEQAADEGGGVQMHVLEDAGHWVHADNPDGLFRILSPSFQ
- the LOC113283342 gene encoding protein ABHD11-like isoform X4 translates to MALVDERPVRSGDVSNFPQILVKWSSNVENLKPDIPTAVLLHGILGGRKNWGSFARRLAQEFPMWQFLLVDLRCHGDSTSIKKRGPNTVASAALDVLKLVGQLRVTPRILVGHSFGGKVALSMVEQAAKPLARPVKVWVLDATPGKVHPGGDGEDHPGELIAFLSTLPKQVASKRDVVSALIKEGFSKDVAQWVVTNLRPTDSSSSSFSWVFDLKGIAEMYKSYEETNLWKFVEDVPRGVHINFLKAERSLHRWALGDLQRIHAAEEQAADEGGGVQMHVLEDAGHWVHADNPDGLFRILSPSFQ
- the LOC113283342 gene encoding protein ABHD11-like isoform X3; translated protein: MALVDERPVRSGDVSNFPQILAYELVQGALVKWSSNVENLKPDIPTAVLLHGILGGRKNWGSFARRLAQEFPMWQFLLVDLRCHGDSTSIKKRGPNTVASAALDVLKLVGQLRVTPRILVGHSFGGKVALSMVEQAAKPLARPVKVWVLDATPGKVHPGGDGEDHPGELIAFLSTLPKQVASKRDVVSALIKEGFSKDVAQWVVTNLRPTDSSSSSFSWVFDLKGIAEMYKSYEETNLWKFVEDVPRGVHINFLKAERSLHRWALGDLQRIHAAEEQAADEGGGVQMHVLEDAGHWVHADNPDGLFRILSPSFQ